The stretch of DNA TCCCTATCTTTGACGGACCCAGCCTTCACGGAAACGGATGCCTATGAGCCTAATAGTCCATATTCTGCATCCAAGGCTGCATCGGACCATTTAGTGCGCGCCTGGTTTCATACCTACGGTTTTCCGGTGGTTACAACCAATTGCTCTAACAACTACGGCCCTTATCACTTCCCTGAGAAATTAATTCCACTGGTGATCCTCAATGCACTCAATAGTAAGCCATTACCTATTTATGGCGATGGTCAACAGATACGAGATTGGCTCTATGTTGGAGATCATTGCTCCGCAATTCGGGAGGTATTGACTAAAGGTAAATTAGGTGAGACTTACAATATCGGTGGTTGGAATGAAAAAGCCAATATTGATGTTGTAAAAACTATTTGCACTATTTTGGATCAACTAAAGCCCCGCTCAGATGGTAAATCTTATGCAGAGCAAATTACTTTTGTTAAGGATCGCCCCGGTCATGATCGACGTTATGCGATCGATGCTAGTAAAGTAGAGCGCGAGTTAGCCTGGCGTCCTGAGGAAACCTTTGATACAGGGATTCGAAAAACAGTTCAATGGTATTTAGATAATCCAGCGTGGGTAGAGAGTGTATTGAGTGGCTCATATCGCGATTGGCTAAAAAAGCAGTACAGATAACTCCAATACGTCACCCATGAAAATTTTAGTATTTGGTAAAGATGGTCAACTAGGTAAGGCTTTCCATGCCGCTCTTAGTGATTGCAATTTGGGTTTAGCTAAACAGTTAAACATTCAATACCTTGGGCGGTCTCAATGCGATCTGACTAGCGAACAAGCCATCGCAAATATGTTGGATCAATTTGGACCTGAACTTATCATTAATGCGTCTGCATATACTGCCGTTGACAAAGCTGAAACAGAGGCAGATTTGGCGTTTGCGGTAAATGCGAGAGCCCCAGAATTAATGGCTCGATATGCCGCTCAGTATGGCGCAACTT from Polynucleobacter duraquae encodes:
- the rfbB gene encoding dTDP-glucose 4,6-dehydratase — translated: MILITGGAGFIGSNFALNWLADSASEGVVNLDKLTYAGNLANLEPLNNDLRHIFIHGDIGDKELVPKLLKDYQPRAIVNFAAESHVDRSIHDPAEFVATNIIGTFNLLESAREYWNGLNESAKKVFRFHHVSTDEVYGSLSLTDPAFTETDAYEPNSPYSASKAASDHLVRAWFHTYGFPVVTTNCSNNYGPYHFPEKLIPLVILNALNSKPLPIYGDGQQIRDWLYVGDHCSAIREVLTKGKLGETYNIGGWNEKANIDVVKTICTILDQLKPRSDGKSYAEQITFVKDRPGHDRRYAIDASKVERELAWRPEETFDTGIRKTVQWYLDNPAWVESVLSGSYRDWLKKQYR